ACGCGCCGAGCTGCCTGAGCTGGCGGAGAAGCTTGGCGACGTGGCGCACACCATCGAAGCGATATCGCAAGAGATCGCGTTCGGCGATCAAGGCGCGCTTGTTTTAGGAAGGGCTGGTCGTTTGATCGGGACCGCCGAGGCGCTGGTGGAGAAGTCGGCTCGCCAAGGTCTTTTTCACTGAGATTGCTGACGCGACGCGGACGCTGGCAGGCAGTTCGCCTACGTGATGGCAGTCAGTGTTCCTGGCCTCCTAAGCCCTTCGAGAGTCGTGGATTAGTGGGATCGATACGATGCGGAAACTCCGACATTTCTCGGCTCGGGGGAGCACGGCAGGCGACGATCGTTTGAGCGCGATCGCGCCAAACTGATCGGATCTAGAAGCTTGCGCCGACTTGAGTTCCAAAGGCAGGCGCTAACGCAGGACGTCTTCCGACCATACCGGGACAATGAGAGTGCGCACGCGCGTCAGGCGCCGGATCTTCATGGAGCCGAATTCGCTGCCATGCGGGATGTGAAGGGTCATTCGCAGATGGATCTTCTTGCCGCAGCCTTCGCATTTGAACCTGCCGAGCAGCCG
This genomic window from Sinorhizobium sp. B11 contains:
- a CDS encoding zinc ribbon-containing protein, producing MVRAAAAQGQIIVVTCDFCRVTYNYLPGDLETLCGNLSLDRLLGRFKCEGCGKKIHLRMTLHIPHGSEFGSMKIRRLTRVRTLIVPVWSEDVLR